The Diospyros lotus cultivar Yz01 chromosome 15, ASM1463336v1, whole genome shotgun sequence genome has a window encoding:
- the LOC127792540 gene encoding phytohormone-binding protein-like: protein MAKEANAQTKVKVEVESIWKAVAKDLRFIAPKILPSKVKSVEVLEGDGFSVGSIMRFNFVPDISPRGYQNEKVVELDEERHRVGLQVVEAGRFDIGFKAFKITYQFTAQGEKETLVDINLAYEMNEGATEIPAEDLLKSPLTVMQCFEDFLTAQNK from the exons ATGGCAAAGGAAGCTAATGCCCAGACCAAAGTGAAAGTTGAAGTGGAATCCATTTGGAAGGCCGTGGCCAAGGACTTGAGGTTCATCGCTCCCAAAATTCTGCCTAGCAAGGTTAAGAGCGTCGAAGTGCTCGAGGGAGATGGCTTCAGCGTTGGCTCCATCATGCGCTTCAACTTCGTCCCCG ACATCTCACCGAGAGGGTACCAGAACGAGAAGGTGGTAGAACTGGATGAAGAGCGCCACCGCGTAGGGCTGCAAGTGGTGGAAGCCGGCCGCTTCGATATTGGTTTCAAGGCTTTCAAGATCACCTACCAATTCACGGCCCAAGGAGAGAAGGAGACCCTTGTGGACATCAACCTCGCCTATGAGATGAACGAAGGTGCCACAGAAATCCCCGCCGAAGATCTTCTCAAATCCCCTCTCACTGTCATGCAGTGCTTCGAGGATTTCTTGACCGCCCAAAACAAGTGA